The following nucleotide sequence is from Pseudoclavibacter endophyticus.
GACGAGCTCGCGGGCCTGTCGCTCATGGCCGACCTCGCGCGCACCGCGGAGCGTGCGAAGCTCGACGCCGTGTTCCTCGGCGACTGCGTGCACGCCAACTCGACCATGCGCGGCGACATCATGATGAACGGCTTCTACGAGCCCATCTCTACCCTGTCGGCGCTTGCGGCCCTCACGTCGAAGATCGGCCTCATCGGCACGATGTCGACCTCGTTCACCGAGCCGTACAACGCGGCGCGGCAGTTCGCCGGCCTCGACCACATGTCGGGCGGGCGCGCGGGGTGGAACGTCGTGACCTCCCGCGACGGGTTCCAGAACTTCGGCGGCTCTGGCGCGCCCGACCCCGAGGTGCGCTACGACCGGGCGGCGGAGCACGTCGAGGTGGTGCAGAAGCTGTGGGACAGCTGGCACGATGACGCCATCCTCGTCGACCGCGAAGCCGGCCGCTGGCTCGACACCGACGAGCTCGTGCCGATCAACCACTCGGGCGAGCGCTTCCAGGTCGCTGGGCCCATCAACATGCCGCGCCCGCCGCAGGGGCGGCCGGTGCTCGTGCAGGCCGGCTCGTCGTCGAGCGGCATCGAGTTCGGCTCGAAGATCGCCGACATCATCTACACGGCACAGCCGCGGCTCGAGGGCGCGATCGACTTCTACGGGCGGCTCAAAGACGCCGTGCGCGGGCACGGGCGCGACCCCGAAACGGTGACGGTGCTGCCCGGCATCGTGCCCGTGATCGGCCGCACCGAGGCGGAGGCGCACGAGATCGCCGCCGACCTGAGCTCGATGATCGACCTCGACGCCGGCCGTCGGCAGGTCGCCGGCGACCTCTTCCTCGAGATCGACGACATCGACTTCGACGAGCACATCCCCGCGGAGCGGTTCTCGGAAGACCCGAAGATGGGCACGAGGTACCACATCTTCCGGAGCAAGGCCGTCGACCAGGGGCTCACGCTGCGCGAGCTCATCATCGACCGGGCGCGGTCGACGGGGCACATGTTCTTCGTCGGCACGGCCGGGCAGGCCGCCGACCGCATGATCGAGTGGTTCGACGCGGGCGCCTGCGACGGCTTCAACCTCAATGCGCCGTACAACCCCGACGGGCTCGAGCTCATCTGCGACCTGCTCGTGCCCGAGCTGCAGGAGCGCGGGTACTTCCGCGAGGACTACGAGGGCGACACGCTGCGCGACCACCTGGGGCTCGATCGACCCTCGGCGTAGGGGCGCTTCGGCGGGGGCGGTGGCGTCGGTGGCGGGCCGGCGCTGTTCCCCAGCGGCCGTCCATCTGCTGCCCGCCGTTGGAGCGAGCGACGAGGCGGCCCACCATTCCCCTGGGGGCGGTGCCTGCCTAGGCTCCTCCCTTGCGATTGCGGGGTGAGCCCCAGCCGTCCCGCCCGCGCCTACACCGTGGGATTGCGCGCGTCATACGCGCGCCACCGCGGCGACAGCCGCAGAAGCAACGCGATGAGCGCGATGATGACGACGCCGCCGAAGAGGGGCGGCGCCCAAAGTGTGAGCAGGGCTACGGTCGTGCCCGCGACGAGATCGCCGAGGCGCGGCCCGCCCGCAACGACCGCCATGAACAGGCCCTGCGTGCGGCCGCGCATCTCGTCGGGCACGGCCGTGAGAAGCATGGTGGCGCGGAAAATCGCGCTCACCTCATCGGCCGCGCCGGTGCCCAGGAGCGCGAGGAACGCGAGGATCAGCGCCGTCCACGAGACGCTCGAGAAGTCTTCCCCGGTCTCGCCGAACCAGCCGAGCATCCCGCCGAGGACGACGAGGCCGAAGAGTGCGGTGAACACCCCGTAGACCATGATCGCCCAGCTGATCGCCACACCGTGGCGATGCACATGCGCGACCCGGCCGCTGAAGAGTCCGGTCAGCAACGTGCCGATCGCCATCGCCGCGGTCAGGAACCCGACGGTCACCGAACCGCCGCCGATCGCGAGCACCCCGATCGCGGGGAAAAGCGCGTGCGGCCGGCCGAGCGACATCGCGATGATGTCGACGATGAAGCTCATGCGGATGTTCGGCGCCGTGCGAAGGAATCTCACTCCGTCGATGAGCGATTGCAGCCCGGGCTTCGCGACTTGCCCGATCGGGGGCAGTTTGGGCAGGCCGATGATGCCGATGAACCCCGCCGTGAACAGGATCACGTCGATGAGGAACGTCAGTGGGTAGCCGAGGCCCGCGATCATGATGCCGGCGAGCGCCGGCCCGACCGCGACCTGCGTGCCCATCGTGATGCCGTTGAGCGCGGTCGCCCGCGACACGTATTCGACGGGCAGGATGCGCGGAATCGCAGCCGTGCGGGCCGCCGAGGTCATGGTGGTGGTGACCGCGTTGATCGTCGTGAAGATGTAGAGCGGCCATACGTCGACGCGGACGCCCTGGGCGGCGAGGACACCGTCCGTGAGGGCGAGCGCGAACAGGCCCAGGGTCGAGAGCCAGCCGAGGATCGTGGTGGTGATGGCGACGGTGCGTCGGTCGAATGCGTCCGCGAGCATCCCGCCCCAGATGCCGGCAGCGACCATCGGCACGAGGGCGATCCCGCCGACGAGCGCCACCATGAAGGTCGACTGCGTGATGTCGTAGATCAGCAGGCCGACGGCCGTGAGCGTGAGCCATGAGCCGATGCCTTGGATCGAGCTGCCGATCCACAACCGCGCGAACGTCGGTGAGACCCGCAGGGGAGCGAGATCGACGAGCGCGCGCTTCCGCTGCGGTGCGCCCGAATCGTCGGTGGTAGCTGGCACTCGGCCGAGCCTACTCCGCTCTGAGCGCGCGCCAGGCGCGGTCGCTCCTACCCGTCGACGCTACCGCCGCTCATCAGCTCGTTCATGAGTGGGCAGTGCGGGATCTGCATCGCGGAAGAGGGCCGCACGCCGAGCGGGGGCCGCGTGCGCCGCCGGCAGGAAGGCCAAGCTGGCGATGGCCGCGAGATAGCCTCGGGACGCGGGGCGGGTGGCGTCGCCACCCACCCCGCCGCCGCGGGCCTCGCTACGACATCGACACGAGGATCTTCACCTCGCTGCGGTCGCGCAGCAGCTTCTGGTATCCCTGCTCGATGATGTCGTCGACCCGGATGCGGCTCGTGATGAACGGCGCGAGGTCGATGAGTCCCTCGCGCACGAGGCGGATGGCCTCATCGTGGGCGTTCGCGTATCCGATCGCCGAGCCGAGCACGCGGTCGTGCATCGTCAGCCGGTCGGTGATGTCGAGCTCGTACGGCTTCGCGTGGAGCGCGATCACCTCAAGGCGTCCACCGGGAGCGAGCGCGTCGAACAGCTGGTCGAGGACCACGCCGACACCGGCCGCGTCGAAGGCGACGGCCGCCATCAAGCCGTCGCTCTGCTCGCGCACGATGTCGGTGAGCGACTCGGTCGACGGGTCGACCGTCACGTCGGCGACCCCCGTTTCCTGGGCCTTCGCCCGTCGCACCTCGGCAATCTCGCTCACGATCGTGCGCATGCCGTAGGCGCGCAGCACCGCGGCCGTGAGCAGGCCGATGGGGCCCGCACCGCCCACGACGGCGACGCCGCCCCCCGAGTCCGAGCCGATGCCCGCGTGCCGCACCGCGTGCACCGTCACCGCGAGCGGTTCGATGAGCGCCGCCTGGTCGAGCGGCATGTCGCCCACCGGGTGCACCC
It contains:
- a CDS encoding NtaA/DmoA family FMN-dependent monooxygenase (This protein belongs to a clade of FMN-dependent monooxygenases, within a broader family of flavin-dependent oxidoreductases, the luciferase-like monooxygenase (LMM) family, some of whose members use coenzyme F420 rather than FMN.), which gives rise to MKRRMALTTFLLPAGYHRDSWRRPGSRADELAGLSLMADLARTAERAKLDAVFLGDCVHANSTMRGDIMMNGFYEPISTLSALAALTSKIGLIGTMSTSFTEPYNAARQFAGLDHMSGGRAGWNVVTSRDGFQNFGGSGAPDPEVRYDRAAEHVEVVQKLWDSWHDDAILVDREAGRWLDTDELVPINHSGERFQVAGPINMPRPPQGRPVLVQAGSSSSGIEFGSKIADIIYTAQPRLEGAIDFYGRLKDAVRGHGRDPETVTVLPGIVPVIGRTEAEAHEIAADLSSMIDLDAGRRQVAGDLFLEIDDIDFDEHIPAERFSEDPKMGTRYHIFRSKAVDQGLTLRELIIDRARSTGHMFFVGTAGQAADRMIEWFDAGACDGFNLNAPYNPDGLELICDLLVPELQERGYFREDYEGDTLRDHLGLDRPSA
- a CDS encoding MFS transporter; this translates as MPATTDDSGAPQRKRALVDLAPLRVSPTFARLWIGSSIQGIGSWLTLTAVGLLIYDITQSTFMVALVGGIALVPMVAAGIWGGMLADAFDRRTVAITTTILGWLSTLGLFALALTDGVLAAQGVRVDVWPLYIFTTINAVTTTMTSAARTAAIPRILPVEYVSRATALNGITMGTQVAVGPALAGIMIAGLGYPLTFLIDVILFTAGFIGIIGLPKLPPIGQVAKPGLQSLIDGVRFLRTAPNIRMSFIVDIIAMSLGRPHALFPAIGVLAIGGGSVTVGFLTAAMAIGTLLTGLFSGRVAHVHRHGVAISWAIMVYGVFTALFGLVVLGGMLGWFGETGEDFSSVSWTALILAFLALLGTGAADEVSAIFRATMLLTAVPDEMRGRTQGLFMAVVAGGPRLGDLVAGTTVALLTLWAPPLFGGVVIIALIALLLRLSPRWRAYDARNPTV
- a CDS encoding 2,3-butanediol dehydrogenase, producing the protein MRAARYYGKEDVRIDEIDEPQVRPGTVKIAPAYNGICGSDLHLYHDGPIPPAPTESEPHPLSGETLPVVFGHEFAGVVEEVGEGVDGLQPGDHVAVEPLMVDGTCPACKAGKYNLCERMGFIGISGHGGGLSEHIVVDKRWVHPVGDMPLDQAALIEPLAVTVHAVRHAGIGSDSGGGVAVVGGAGPIGLLTAAVLRAYGMRTIVSEIAEVRRAKAQETGVADVTVDPSTESLTDIVREQSDGLMAAVAFDAAGVGVVLDQLFDALAPGGRLEVIALHAKPYELDITDRLTMHDRVLGSAIGYANAHDEAIRLVREGLIDLAPFITSRIRVDDIIEQGYQKLLRDRSEVKILVSMS